A single Notoacmeibacter ruber DNA region contains:
- a CDS encoding GNAT family N-acetyltransferase, with protein sequence MGDFRNLGLFAPEPLTEQHDHTGFSSGKPAMDSWLHELAFHNQSENFSRTFVIRDKNMKVRGFYALCSGMILRKEAPKKIAPHGSPTEIPIALLARFAIAEDLQRQGVGKALLSNALRTAASASQAVAFRAIVVDAIDDEAAAFYKRFGFVETKVSPRKLLITTQNVIASLNSAIGS encoded by the coding sequence ATGGGCGACTTCCGAAACCTAGGTCTATTTGCTCCAGAGCCTTTAACCGAACAACACGACCATACGGGCTTCTCAAGCGGGAAGCCCGCAATGGACTCTTGGCTTCATGAACTGGCCTTTCATAATCAATCCGAAAATTTCAGTCGCACCTTTGTGATCCGCGACAAGAATATGAAGGTGCGAGGGTTCTACGCATTGTGCTCAGGCATGATCCTTCGAAAGGAAGCCCCTAAAAAAATTGCCCCTCATGGCTCTCCGACTGAGATCCCAATCGCTCTGCTCGCCAGATTCGCTATCGCAGAAGATCTACAGCGCCAAGGTGTTGGAAAGGCGCTGCTCTCAAACGCTCTAAGAACGGCAGCGTCAGCGTCCCAAGCAGTAGCGTTCCGCGCTATCGTGGTGGATGCTATCGACGACGAAGCGGCAGCTTTCTACAAACGGTTTGGATTTGTAGAGACAAAGGTTAGTCCGAGGAAGCTTTTGATTACGACCCAAAACGTTATCGCATCCCTCAATTCCGCGATTGGGAGCTAG
- a CDS encoding TRAP transporter substrate-binding protein — MKYTRRMLLAGAAGLGAVLASGSASWAQDITLRLHQFLPPQANVPQFVIDPWIKKVEEAAGGKLKIEHFPAMQLGGKPPELIDQVIDGAVDIAWTVNGFTPGRFPRPEVFELPFMMTNAEATSRAYWELFDKEMKDTDYENLHVLGAWVHGPGVLHSNRPIETMDDMANVKFRTPSRMIGFLLEELNAAPIGMPITAIPEALSKGVIDGAVVPWEVTTALKIPELVKNHTEFAEGNAFYTVTFTLAMNKAKYESLPDDVKKAIDDNSGMEFSAMAGRIQASYDAPAREKAIEMGNNIITISPEETQKWREAAQPVYDRWAADMEAKGIDGQALIDEAEALIAKYTEEQKAQSNDAADEQEGAEAAPTEESGMSETPSDGEATEAAQ; from the coding sequence ATGAAATATACGCGTCGCATGCTTCTGGCTGGCGCTGCAGGGCTCGGTGCCGTTCTTGCGAGCGGCAGCGCGTCGTGGGCTCAGGACATCACCCTGCGCCTGCACCAGTTCCTGCCGCCACAGGCCAATGTCCCGCAATTCGTCATCGATCCATGGATCAAGAAGGTTGAGGAGGCCGCTGGCGGCAAACTCAAGATTGAGCATTTCCCGGCCATGCAATTGGGAGGCAAGCCGCCGGAACTGATCGATCAGGTCATCGACGGCGCGGTCGATATTGCATGGACGGTCAACGGGTTCACGCCCGGTCGCTTTCCGCGTCCGGAGGTCTTCGAACTGCCCTTCATGATGACGAATGCCGAAGCCACGTCCCGTGCCTATTGGGAACTCTTCGATAAAGAGATGAAGGATACGGATTACGAGAACCTTCATGTTCTCGGCGCGTGGGTTCACGGCCCCGGCGTTCTTCATTCCAACAGACCCATCGAGACGATGGACGACATGGCCAATGTGAAGTTCCGCACGCCAAGCCGGATGATCGGCTTTTTGCTGGAGGAACTCAATGCGGCACCGATCGGCATGCCGATCACGGCCATTCCGGAGGCCTTGTCCAAGGGCGTGATCGACGGCGCGGTTGTGCCATGGGAAGTGACGACGGCGCTTAAAATCCCGGAGCTGGTGAAGAACCACACCGAGTTTGCCGAGGGCAATGCGTTCTATACCGTCACCTTTACGCTGGCGATGAACAAGGCCAAGTATGAAAGCCTGCCCGACGATGTGAAGAAGGCGATTGACGATAATTCCGGCATGGAGTTCTCGGCGATGGCGGGGCGGATCCAGGCCTCTTACGACGCACCAGCGCGCGAGAAGGCTATCGAGATGGGCAACAATATCATCACGATCAGCCCGGAAGAAACGCAGAAATGGCGCGAGGCAGCGCAGCCCGTCTATGATCGCTGGGCGGCCGATATGGAAGCCAAGGGCATTGACGGGCAGGCCCTCATCGATGAAGCGGAAGCCTTGATCGCCAAATATACCGAGGAGCAGAAGGCGCAATCCAATGATGCCGCGGATGAGCAGGAAGGGGCCGAGGCCGCCCCGACCGAGGAGAGTGGCATGAGCGAAACGCCTTCGGACGGCGAGGCGACCGAGGCCGCGCAGTAA
- the xylB gene encoding xylulokinase — translation MFLGIDIGTSAVKAVIAPARGKVIASADAPLSIDSPYALWREQNPEDWWTATQKACARLKARAPQEWSSIRAIGLSGQMHGAVVLGQDYRPLRPAILWNDGRATKECRIIEEEVANLAQIAGVRALPGLTAPKILWLKREEPSLYAAIARILLPKDFVRLQMTGEFATDMADAAGTLWLDEGKRQWSEAICAASATDSGWLPGLHEGSEQTGQLSRQAAEALGLRTGIPVAAGGGDTSAGAVGIGAVSDGDTFLSLGTSGQFYISDETYRPSPKSYVHAFAHAVPGRWCRMGAMLNGASPLAWFASVSGADIPALIAEAMAARLDRVPLFLPYLAGERSPHNDPYIRGGFMGLETTTTRGEMARAVIDAIAYSFCDARDIVAAAGGTADRAMAIGGGMRSDLVVQTLSDALGMTLTRNIGAHTGPAYGAARLAAVMEGALSLDDLTEKPPVETVFEPDEAETGRHAQRLQTYRRLYQALAPLARTA, via the coding sequence GTGTTTCTCGGCATCGACATAGGAACGTCGGCGGTCAAGGCGGTCATCGCCCCTGCCCGGGGTAAGGTCATCGCAAGCGCCGACGCGCCACTTTCGATCGATAGTCCGTACGCACTCTGGCGCGAGCAGAACCCCGAAGATTGGTGGACGGCCACACAGAAAGCCTGCGCGCGTTTGAAGGCACGCGCCCCGCAGGAATGGTCATCCATCCGGGCCATAGGATTGTCGGGGCAGATGCACGGCGCGGTCGTCCTGGGTCAGGATTATAGGCCGCTTCGTCCCGCTATTCTGTGGAATGACGGCCGGGCGACCAAAGAGTGCCGGATCATCGAGGAAGAGGTTGCAAACCTCGCACAAATCGCAGGCGTTCGCGCTCTCCCTGGCCTGACGGCTCCAAAAATCCTCTGGCTGAAGAGGGAGGAACCGTCACTATACGCCGCCATCGCTCGCATCCTTCTTCCGAAAGACTTCGTACGGCTCCAGATGACGGGGGAATTTGCGACGGATATGGCAGACGCCGCCGGCACGCTCTGGCTCGACGAGGGAAAACGTCAGTGGTCGGAAGCGATCTGCGCCGCGAGTGCCACTGATAGCGGCTGGCTGCCTGGCTTGCATGAAGGGTCGGAACAGACCGGTCAGCTCAGCCGCCAGGCCGCCGAGGCGCTCGGTCTGCGAACGGGTATTCCGGTCGCTGCCGGTGGCGGCGATACCTCAGCCGGTGCGGTCGGCATCGGCGCCGTTTCCGACGGCGATACGTTTCTGTCGCTCGGCACATCGGGCCAGTTTTACATTAGTGACGAGACCTATCGCCCGTCGCCCAAAAGCTACGTCCACGCCTTCGCCCATGCCGTTCCGGGTCGGTGGTGCAGAATGGGTGCCATGCTGAATGGTGCCTCGCCACTCGCCTGGTTCGCGTCCGTCTCGGGTGCCGACATACCGGCGCTGATCGCCGAAGCGATGGCGGCGCGTCTCGATCGTGTCCCCCTTTTTCTCCCTTATCTTGCCGGGGAACGAAGCCCCCATAACGACCCCTATATCCGGGGCGGGTTCATGGGGCTCGAGACGACGACCACACGTGGCGAGATGGCGCGCGCTGTCATCGACGCGATCGCGTACAGTTTCTGCGATGCGCGAGACATTGTAGCTGCAGCCGGCGGAACCGCCGATCGCGCCATGGCAATCGGAGGCGGGATGCGCAGCGACCTCGTCGTCCAGACCCTGTCCGATGCGCTCGGCATGACATTGACCCGCAATATCGGTGCCCATACCGGCCCGGCCTACGGCGCAGCCAGACTGGCGGCGGTGATGGAGGGCGCTTTGTCGCTCGACGACCTCACCGAAAAGCCGCCCGTCGAGACCGTATTCGAACCCGATGAGGCGGAAACCGGCCGCCATGCCCAGCGTCTACAGACTTATCGCCGCCTCTATCAGGCTCTGGCGCCCCTCGCCCGAACCGCCTGA